A region from the Oceanidesulfovibrio marinus genome encodes:
- a CDS encoding DUF2764 family protein has product MADYYYLLASMPLLTPGKTPAVTSGGFLAAAVTALPQRLYEVVERVMREEESAGDHPFLAAVADTEAQIRNAEAERRAEKRGTEPGPHLPFAHVDLSVAHGVEQAFQADSPLHRQRELVALRFGALDDMLVVRPYGEEAVLAYALKLRLALRLANIDPEEGRETFRDLADRAVRAAMDGRPNDDQPRSDA; this is encoded by the coding sequence ATGGCCGATTACTACTATCTGCTCGCCTCCATGCCGCTGCTCACACCGGGCAAGACGCCGGCCGTGACGTCCGGGGGCTTTCTCGCTGCGGCGGTCACGGCGCTGCCGCAGCGTCTGTACGAGGTTGTGGAGCGGGTCATGCGCGAAGAAGAGAGCGCCGGGGATCATCCCTTTCTGGCCGCCGTGGCCGACACCGAGGCGCAGATCAGGAACGCGGAGGCCGAGCGCCGCGCTGAAAAGCGGGGCACTGAGCCGGGACCGCACCTGCCGTTCGCACATGTGGACCTCTCCGTAGCGCACGGCGTGGAGCAGGCGTTCCAGGCGGACAGCCCTCTGCACAGGCAACGCGAGCTCGTGGCCCTGCGCTTCGGCGCTCTCGATGACATGCTCGTGGTCAGACCATACGGCGAGGAAGCCGTGCTCGCATACGCCCTCAAGCTGCGGCTGGCGCTGCGTCTGGCGAACATCGATCCGGAAGAGGGCCGGGAAACATTTCGGGATCTGGCCGACCGCGCCGTGCGCGCCGCCATGGACGGACGGCCGAACGACGATCAGCCAAGGAGTGACGCGTGA
- a CDS encoding V-type ATP synthase subunit A: MNGNGPNEPHAGKPSDETGEMNDQSTAPEEPAAQSADAADNEVLPEAEQGGPSRWEGVPSDDLYANEARVVGVNGNLLTVEFELPVIQNEVAYAILRTPEGELDLKAEVIRVRGRYADLQVFEDTGGLAVGDRVRFTGELLSVELGPGLLARIFDGLQNPLEDMAAELGFFLGRGRYFKPLDRQKLWDFTPVAKPGDMLRPGDTIGTVPESVFDHRIMVPFSFEAGEDDGNYRLVEIKPAGSYTVNQNMAVLEDEHGERRTISMIQTWPVKIPLRGYTERLKPAEPMVTKVRIIDTFFPVALGGTYCVPGPFGAGKTVIQQITSRHARVDVVVLAACGERAGEVVETIRTFPELEDPRTGRSLMERTCIICNTSSMPVAAREASVYTAVTIAEYYRQMGLNVLLLADSTSRWAQALREMSGRLEEIPGEEAFPAYLESVIASFYERGGVVRLRDGSRGSVTIGGTVSPAGGNFEEPVTQSTLKVVGAFHGLSRERSDARRYPAIEPLESWSKYTSVVDDKQLRTARQVLAKGREVGQMMKVLGEEGTPIEDFIIYLKSEFLDSAYLQQDAYDKVDGASDEERQRRMFACMTELLERDYGFDSKDRARRFFQRLTQSYRDWNRVPMDRPEFTSLEEKLLNREELREEKLSGEREPRPAQQVEEVGDV, from the coding sequence GTGAACGGCAATGGCCCCAACGAACCACACGCCGGCAAGCCGAGCGACGAGACCGGCGAGATGAACGACCAGAGCACGGCGCCGGAGGAACCCGCCGCGCAGTCGGCCGATGCGGCGGACAACGAGGTCCTGCCCGAGGCGGAGCAGGGAGGTCCCTCGCGCTGGGAGGGCGTGCCTTCCGACGACCTTTACGCCAACGAGGCCCGCGTAGTGGGCGTCAACGGCAACCTGCTCACCGTGGAGTTCGAGCTCCCCGTGATCCAGAACGAGGTGGCCTACGCCATCCTGCGCACGCCAGAGGGTGAGCTCGACCTCAAGGCCGAGGTCATCCGGGTGCGCGGCCGCTACGCCGATCTCCAGGTCTTCGAGGACACCGGCGGTCTGGCCGTGGGCGACCGCGTGCGCTTCACGGGAGAGCTGCTTTCCGTGGAGCTGGGACCCGGCCTGCTTGCACGCATCTTTGACGGGCTCCAGAACCCCCTGGAGGACATGGCCGCGGAGCTGGGATTCTTCCTGGGCCGGGGGCGCTACTTCAAGCCGTTGGACCGGCAGAAGCTGTGGGACTTTACGCCCGTGGCCAAACCCGGTGACATGCTGCGGCCCGGCGACACCATCGGCACCGTGCCGGAGTCCGTGTTCGACCACCGCATCATGGTGCCGTTCTCCTTCGAGGCAGGCGAGGACGACGGCAACTACCGCCTGGTGGAGATCAAGCCCGCCGGTTCCTACACCGTAAACCAGAACATGGCCGTGCTGGAGGACGAACACGGCGAGCGCCGCACTATATCCATGATTCAGACGTGGCCGGTGAAGATTCCCCTGCGCGGCTACACCGAGCGGCTCAAGCCGGCCGAGCCCATGGTCACCAAGGTCCGCATCATCGACACCTTCTTCCCCGTGGCCCTGGGCGGCACGTACTGCGTGCCCGGCCCCTTTGGCGCGGGCAAGACCGTGATCCAGCAGATAACCAGCCGCCACGCCCGGGTGGACGTGGTGGTCCTGGCCGCCTGCGGCGAACGCGCCGGCGAGGTGGTGGAAACCATCCGCACCTTCCCGGAGCTGGAAGACCCGCGCACCGGCCGCTCGCTCATGGAGCGCACCTGCATCATCTGCAACACCTCCTCCATGCCCGTGGCGGCGCGCGAAGCCTCGGTCTACACGGCCGTGACCATTGCCGAGTACTACCGCCAGATGGGGCTCAACGTGCTGCTCCTGGCCGACTCCACCTCCCGCTGGGCCCAGGCACTGCGCGAGATGTCCGGCCGACTCGAAGAGATCCCCGGCGAGGAGGCGTTCCCTGCCTACCTGGAATCGGTCATCGCGTCCTTCTATGAACGCGGCGGCGTGGTCCGCCTGCGCGACGGCTCCAGAGGCTCCGTAACCATCGGCGGCACGGTCAGCCCGGCTGGCGGCAACTTCGAGGAACCAGTGACCCAGTCCACGCTCAAGGTCGTGGGCGCGTTTCACGGCCTCTCGCGGGAGCGCTCCGACGCCCGGCGCTACCCGGCCATCGAGCCCCTGGAGAGCTGGTCCAAGTATACGAGCGTGGTGGACGACAAGCAGCTGCGCACGGCCCGACAGGTGCTCGCAAAGGGCCGCGAGGTGGGCCAGATGATGAAGGTGCTGGGCGAGGAGGGCACGCCCATCGAGGACTTCATCATCTACCTCAAGTCCGAGTTTCTGGACTCGGCCTACCTGCAACAGGACGCTTACGACAAGGTGGACGGCGCCTCCGACGAGGAGCGCCAGCGCCGGATGTTCGCCTGTATGACCGAGCTTCTGGAGCGCGATTACGGCTTCGACTCCAAGGATCGGGCCCGGCGCTTCTTCCAGCGGCTCACGCAGTCCTACCGCGACTGGAACCGTGTGCCCATGGACAGGCCGGAGTTCACGAGCCTGGAGGAGAAGCTGCTGAATCGCGAGGAATTGCGAGAGGAAAAGCTCTCCGGGGAGCGGGAGCCACGTCCGGCGCAGCAGGTGGAGGAGGTGGGCGATGTTTAA
- a CDS encoding V-type ATP synthase subunit B, translating into MFKVYHRIHQIVGNVIMVQADDVAYGELARVTSRRGESLAQVIRLERGRVYLQVFAGSRGIATDAKVRFLGKPLQVPFTENLLGRAFTGSGVPRDRGPELEEEMIDIGGPSVNPAKRVIPSRMVRTGIPMIDIFNTLVESQKLPIFSSAGEPYNPLLARIALQAEVDVIVLGGMGLKYDDYLYFRDALDEQGALTRSVLYVHTAADPTVECLLVPDVSLAVAERFALEGKRVLVLLTDMTNFADALKEIAITMEQIPSTRGYPGDLYSQLARRYEKAVDFEGAGSVTILAVTTMPGDDVTHPVPDNTGYITEGQFYLKNGRIEPFGSLSRLKQQVNSKTREDHRTVMDSMIQLYAQYKEVLEKQAMGFRLSDWDRKLLKYGGRFENEMMDLTVNLPLEKALDLGWEIMADCFDSEETGIPTSMIEKFWPGRRSV; encoded by the coding sequence ATGTTTAAGGTCTACCACCGCATCCACCAGATCGTGGGCAACGTGATCATGGTCCAGGCCGACGACGTGGCCTATGGCGAGCTCGCGCGGGTGACCTCCCGCCGGGGCGAGTCCCTGGCCCAGGTTATCCGGCTGGAGCGCGGCCGGGTCTATCTGCAGGTATTCGCCGGCTCCCGCGGCATCGCCACAGACGCCAAAGTGCGATTTCTGGGCAAGCCGTTGCAGGTGCCGTTTACCGAGAACCTGCTGGGCCGGGCCTTCACCGGCAGCGGTGTGCCGCGCGACCGCGGCCCGGAGCTGGAAGAGGAGATGATCGACATCGGCGGACCGTCCGTGAACCCGGCCAAGCGCGTCATCCCCAGCCGCATGGTGCGCACCGGCATCCCCATGATCGACATCTTCAACACCCTGGTGGAGTCGCAGAAGCTGCCCATCTTCTCCTCGGCCGGCGAGCCGTACAACCCGCTGCTGGCGCGTATCGCCCTGCAGGCCGAGGTGGACGTCATCGTGCTCGGCGGCATGGGCCTCAAGTACGACGACTACCTCTACTTCCGCGACGCCCTGGACGAGCAAGGCGCGCTCACCCGATCGGTTCTCTATGTGCATACGGCGGCCGATCCTACAGTAGAGTGTCTGCTGGTGCCGGACGTGAGCCTGGCCGTGGCCGAGCGGTTTGCCCTGGAGGGCAAGCGCGTGCTCGTGCTGCTCACGGACATGACCAACTTTGCCGACGCGCTCAAGGAGATCGCCATCACCATGGAGCAGATTCCCTCCACGCGCGGCTACCCCGGCGACCTCTACAGCCAGCTGGCCCGGCGCTATGAAAAGGCCGTGGACTTCGAAGGCGCGGGCAGCGTGACCATTCTGGCCGTGACGACCATGCCCGGCGACGACGTGACCCACCCCGTGCCGGACAACACGGGCTACATCACGGAAGGGCAGTTCTACCTCAAGAACGGCCGCATCGAGCCCTTCGGCTCTCTCTCGCGGCTCAAGCAGCAGGTGAACAGCAAGACGCGCGAGGACCACCGCACGGTGATGGACTCCATGATCCAGCTCTACGCCCAGTACAAGGAGGTGCTGGAGAAGCAGGCCATGGGCTTCCGCCTTTCGGACTGGGACCGCAAGCTCCTGAAGTACGGCGGCCGCTTCGAAAACGAGATGATGGACCTTACCGTGAACCTGCCCCTGGAAAAGGCGCTGGATCTGGGTTGGGAGATCATGGCCGAC